In Nematostella vectensis chromosome 12, jaNemVect1.1, whole genome shotgun sequence, the genomic window CTCATTTTGTTCATGATCATCTCCTCTCGaacctcccctctcccctcttcCATCTCCCCTCCGCCCTCTCCCTTGAACGAATTGCGTTCTTCTCACAGGGATTCTCGCACAAGAAGCCACAGGCAAAATCTCCAAAGAGGTCAGCGGTCAGTATATCGAGGGTTCGTACGTGCAGATGGTGGAGTCGGCGGGTGCACGCGTGGTTCCCGTTTTGTATCCTTTGATGGTTATTCGTCTTCTTATTTAGACATACATCAGCAACCCCGCTAACTCAAACCCGGCTAACTTGGACTCACCGTTAACAATGCTCGGATTCCCTTGGATTTCATCCTGAATTTTCAGACATTTTACTTGATAATACGAATTCCCCACAATCTCGAACTTTTGTAGTCGCCATATCGTATCCTATAGATTTCCATTGACCATTGACAAGAGACCATTGATTAATAATCTTTTAAATCCGCGTGAGTTTTCTGggaaaaatctgaccaccctcGAAAGAAACACGGTGACCGTTCATGGGAAAACGTTTTTTTCCGTGTTCACCGGATTTTCTTTCCGTGGCCACGGATTTTTTCCCCTTCGCCCCTGCACTCAAAATATACTGGTTCCGCCAGTTCCGCTGGTTCCGCCGGTTCCTCTTTTTAGTAATGCCGGCGATACCGCCACTATTATGACACAAATTTCGCCCTTATTTACGCTTTATCGTACACATCcacacataacacacatcaaataaATACTCGAATTTTGAGGCATAAGTatttttgatttattttactAGCGCCGCCATTAACGGTAACAGCCTGATACTTGGCGTCATTAACGGCTCACACACCTTGACTTGTTTGCGTACAAGATTTCAGTgccacattttttttaaagtttattaGCTAGTGAAAACCGCCGTAGCTTACAAAGGGAAATACACAAAGGCACAACCGGTCCGCTCTTTTGTTTGCATACGACTCAAAGTTGTGAAAACGATTTCCACTTAACCGGAAGATTAAATCGAATGGTTCAACATCCACGACTCGCGATCCGTGTGCTTGATTCGTAGATTCGGAAACTAGAACggcttttcaagtttttttttaacggcTTTTTTACCGCGTGCTCACGGATTTTCTTTTCGTGGCCACGTGGCCACGGGAAAAAAATCGTGTCGTTTAAACGGCGTGTAAACGCCCATGCCCACGAAATTGAAAACCTGAGTGTACGTTTTCCCGTGGACGGGATTCCTGGTGCCCTTGCAGTaactccacgggacgtttattatcggatttggctacaaaaatgTAATGACTTTTAGATTTATGGCATACCAGAGTGATAtataatacctttttttttatctaattcgcttatgctttatagctTTGTCCAACAATAGCACGTCGATTACATTAAGTATATTCTGTATATAACTGTAACCTAAAAACTACTAAAATTTTTTGCCGTTAGCTTCTCAAAGTTCTTAATGAATTCCTTGACATAAAATTTGCAGAATAAACCAGTCACCACACCAAATacttaaaatatttaactcGATAAATGGGTGAGTAGGGCTGCATTGTTGGTAAGTTGATTCAGCTACTGAGGAATAAAGCATGACAACATGTACAGTAAATGCACTTCAGTCTGCGGTCCAGTCCGCATCTAAATACTGACTAATAAAGTTCGTCAAAAAGTGTGTAAATGTGCGCTATACGATTTCTAAACAATTTATTCCACCTCTTTCTGTGCAGGCTTCTTCTTCCCGGGGGTCACGTCAAGCTGCAAAAGTCCGGTTACGGGAGAGTTGGCAAGATGCTCTACGAGATGGCAGTTAAGGTAGTTAAGGGTGAAAAGCTTAGTGCGatagtgttatagtgcgacgcgcgctatcATGGCAACCAATACAAAACTGTTATAGGTGACGtgtgctaccgtggccaccaagaaaCAGACGGCCCGCCAATTAACCATTTCTGTTTCTTCTGGGGATTAGAATTCGCTACTTGAATGTTCGCTGTCGCTCGTTTTGCAGTTTTTTAAGGtggaaaaaatttcaaaaaacagaagattgtaaaacaaattttgcAGGGCAATACGgaaattagccaatcacagcgcaCGTGCTatcgtagccatataataaaaagtgttatagtgcgacgcgcgctaccgtggccaccaatacaaagttttatagtgcgacgcgcgctaccgtggccaccaatacaaagtgttatagtgcgacgtgcgctaccgtggccaccaatacaaagtgttatagtgcgacgcgcgctaccgtggccaccaatacaacgtgttatagtgcgacgcgcgctaccgtggctacCAGGCTTTGAAAAACATCTGCATACAAGATTCTCTAGTCGGCATGAACTTCATAACTTTTCCGCGTTGTTTTTTGTGAGCTGAGTTTCTTTGAGTTTCTTTGCcatgctgattggctaatgaAGTTAATATCAATCAAAGTACGTCTCTCGCATCCTAATACGACCCGGGCTCAAGAGTCACTgcaatttgttaaaaaatttTAATGAGCTAAACAAACTATCACTTTTGTTTTCCACAGTCTAACCAACAAGGTCAGCCCTTTCCGATTTGGGCAGAATGTCTTGGCCTTGAATTGATAGCACTGTTAGCGTCCGGTCGAGGACTAGCTCGCGGGCAGTACGACACCGAACTTCTGGACCATACAGACACAAAACAATACAGTAAACCTTTAGATCTTTCATCGGGTGAGTATGATATTATGTATGTCCGTCTGTTTGTTTATCGAGAGAACTATCAGATCGCTATGTCTACCTACAACAGTTGgttagcagttggtcgaaattgtataccctaaaagataggtcgaTCATCCCCGTCTACTGGAgagtcccctcccccactaacGCGTTGTGATATCTCATTAGATTATAAACAAAGTCAGCTACTAAGCTCAGCAGATCATGCCATGATTCAATACATGACGAAAGCTTTAAACGCATTCAACAATCACGACAAGGGTTTAACCCCCGAGGTAAATACCCGAGTTAATCAAGCTTAACCTTCGTTGTAAACAGGCTTAAATCCCGAGGTAAATACGCTTAGCCACGAGCTACATAACTTGAACCCCGAGGTGAATAATCTTAAACCCCGATGTCAATACGCTTAGCCTCGAGGTAAATACGCTTAGCCTCGAGGAAAACAGTTTAAATCCTGAGGTAAACAAGCTTAAGCCCCGAGATACATCAACCCCAAGTTGAATAAG contains:
- the LOC5499460 gene encoding gamma-glutamyl hydrolase A; the protein is MMLFKNILTLMVICFGILTTDAKGNNKTGHISGSSRRIGSLADESSIRTNQPIIGILAQEATGKISKEVSGQYIEGSYVQMVESAGARVVPVLINQSPHQILKIFNSINGLLLPGGHVKLQKSGYGRVGKMLYEMAVKSNQQGQPFPIWAECLGLELIALLASGRGLARGQYDTELLDHTDTKQYSKPLDLSSDYKQSQLLSSADHAMIQYMTKALNAFNNHDKGLTPEKYQKFPSLKADFRIVSTNKDRKGKVYISTLEGRKYPFFLFHWHPNKARFDWVAGEPVDHSQESVYIAQYLTRLFVNLARTNNHRFASPQEEQAALLQNYTPKKIEDGRFIYHFDM